Proteins encoded by one window of Canis lupus dingo isolate Sandy chromosome 22, ASM325472v2, whole genome shotgun sequence:
- the GPR18 gene encoding N-arachidonyl glycine receptor: MTTPHNQAQPGPSNNSHPEEYKIAALVFYSCIFIIGLFVNATALWVFSCTTKKRTTVTIYMMNVALLDLIFIMSLPFRMFYYAKGEWPFGEYFCQILGALTVFYPSIALWLLAFISADRYMAIVQPKYAKELKNTGKAMLACVGVWIMTLTTTIPLLLLYEDPDKASTPPTCLKISDITHLKAINMLNFTRLIFFFLIPLFIMIGCYLIIIHSLLHGKTSKLKPKVKEKSIRIIITLMVQVLVCFMPFHICFAFLMLEGDENSYNPWGAFTTFLMNLSTCLDVILYYIVSKQFQARVISVMLYRNYLRSVRRKSFRSGSLRSLSNVNSEML; this comes from the coding sequence ATGACCACTCCTCACAATCAAGCTCAACCTGGCCCTTCCAACAATTCACATCCAGAAGAATACAAGATCGCAGCCCTTGTCTTCTACAGCTGTATCTTcataattggattatttgttaaTGCCACTGCCTTATGGGTTTTTAGTTGTACTACCAAGAAGAGAACCACTGTAACCATCTATATGATGAATGTGGCACTATTGGACTTAATATTTATAATGAGCTTACCCTTTCGGATGTTTTATTATGCAAAAGGTGAATGGCCATTTGGAGAGTACTTCTGCCAGATTCTTGGGGCTCTCACAGTGTTTTATCCAAGTATTGCTCTATGGCTTCTTGCTTTTATTAGTGCCGACAGATACATGGCCATTGTGCAGCCAAAATATGCCAAAGAACTTAAAAACACAGGCAAAGCCATGCTAGCATGTGTGGGAGTCTGGATAATGACCCTGACAACCACCATCCCACTCCTACTGCTCTATGAAGACCCAGATAAAGCCTCCACACCCCCCACCTGCCTGAAGATTTCTGACATTACCCACTTAAAAGCTATTAACATGCTGAACTTCACTcgactgatattttttttcttgattcccCTGTTCATCATGATTGGGTGCTACTTAATCATCATTCATAGTCTCCTTCACGGGAAGACatctaagctgaaaccaaaagtcaagGAGAAGTCTATAAGGATCATCATCACACTCATGGTACAGGTGCTCGTCTGCTTTATGCCTTTCCATATCTGTTTTGCTTTCCTGATGCTGGAAGGGGATGAGAACAGTTACAATCCCTGGGGAGCCTTTACCACCTTCCTCATGAATCTCAGCACCTGTCTGGATGTGATTCTCTACTACATTGTTTCAAAACAATTTCAGGCTCGAGTCATTAGTGTCATGCTCTACAGAAATTACCTTCGGAGTGTGCGCAGAAAAAGCTTCCGATCAGGTAGTTTACGGTCACTAAGCAATGTAAACAGTGAAATGCTTTGA